CGAGGAAGATGAAGTCGAGATGCTTAAATTGTAAGTTAATTTCCCggtacatttttaaaaataaataattattttattttgtgacaGGCGGGCTAAACTTTATCGCTATGACTCATCAAACAATCCTCCAGAATGGAAAGAAAGAGGAACCGGTGACGTTAAGTTATTGAGACACACAACAAAACATACAGTACGAGTTGTAATGCGACGAGACaaaacattgaaaatttgCGCTAATCACTTCATCACACCTTGGATGGAATTAAAACCAAACTGTGGTAGTGATCGTGCTTGGGTATGGAGTGTATTAGCTGATTATGCTGATGAGTTACTTAAGCCAGAGCTACTTGCTATCAGATTTGCAAATGCTGAGCGTaagtatattatatacattattgttaaatttaatgatgatactgaagttaatcgacgtctaataatttttaaaaaacgataaattatttaaaaaattgcacatataatttttttatttttctacatgcgcatatttttagtttttctctttttttgtaattgatttgttgaaaaaaaatcaaaaaattgtcaattgtctgctaacttcaagatcattaaaatttaatagatcattaattagttaattaattaattaattaattaattatgagtgtgaatgcagcagacatcagacaaatttgaaactattaataaatggagtaaataattgatgaaataaaatttgaaaaaatgcacatttaaaaaatttaaaaattaataagtgcattttttataaattttaaattttaattatcactcataattaattacatatttttattgtactgCAGATGCTTCACTTTGGAAAGAAACATTtgaaaaagctaaaaaaatagtcggcaCTGAATGCGAGATCTATGCAGGAAAAAATCCTGATGGAGATAATGATTACACTCACAGCGACTCCTGTAGTTACGACGAGAGTGACGAGAGCGATGCTGAGGATAAGAACACAGTAGATAATCAAGAAAAAGAAGAATCCGCAAAAGAGGATAAGGAGAACAAAGAAACTgaatcaaaaaatacaaataaaacagACTCGAGTGCTGATCAGGTGACTGAGCAGCTTACGAAGCTTGATGTTAAAGATACTAAAGAAGAAAAGTAACCAAGGACTTTTTGTAATCcatgtaaatttaatattaattacttataattatattaatgataGACAAACATTCCCGTATACAAGAATGGTGCAGATGAAAATGTTAAGATTGCATGCTTcagttcatttattttctaattgttaataactgataacattttaataataatcacagACAATTTTTGATTCAAGTATTTCGCTCTTCATTCATATATTTGTAACGCTTAATTTATACGACTCCGCATACTTATctgtgatttttttctttttttattaatatgatATCGTATGACTCACATGTGAGTGTGATAGTAATAAACAATACAAAGTTTGATGATTGATTGTAATattggatttttaatttaagtatttgTACGGCATTTATAACTATTGGATTTATaatcacttatttttaaagctgtttatttttaaattaaacagccattcgaataaaaaattcaacttgtTGCTATAGAATGTTTTGTTTgactctaaaaaatttttattttcctgacacttcaattagtaattaatagttattaattatttgtttttatttcactatactcaataaaatttttagcagCTTCAGTTTAtcacgaaaatgaaaaatttttgtatgtaCCTTTAAATCGGCCATTGTAATTTCCGAAAGTAAATGCacactttaataaaataatgatttttaatcgatttatttataattacaataagtaagaggatatatatgtatatatataagaatgtATTTTGAATAGTTGACATGTCAGACTTCTGCTCACTAttataaactataaatatatttaaatatccaaCTGGAATCCCTTGGAACTTGAAAAAAGTTCATCACAAAGTAATAGCTTGATTGTAACGTTTGGTATACAGAAAACAAATgatttcttggcgcgaaaaatattttgcattatgaattgagacaagaaaattttttctcgccctaAGAAAATTCTgttctcaatttataatgaaaaaattttcttggggcgagaataaaattttgcaccaagaaattatttttttctgcgtagccaaccgtaattaaaaaataaaaataaataaatttataattcgtCTTTGTGAGCGAAAgactgtaaaatatttttcttctcTTCCATTGTGCGTTTCTTGTCATTGGACAATTTTCCTTTAAGCAAACCATCTATTCTCGTGTGCTCTGATTGAACGAACTCGTCGCCCTTTTCCAGTATTTTCTCCATCATCTTCACATAAACCTTTGCCGGAAGTCGATGTTGGTGTGGAAGAGTCGTCTCCAAGTCTCGAGCCTTGCTTAGTATTTCCTGCAACAATAAATAGTATAATGGCCAATTTCCAGCAAAGaaagtctaaaaaatttaaaaaaccaaaactAACTTGTCTCTCCTTCTCATCAGCTGTTTTGAATTCTTCAGCGAGTCTGTCTAGTTCTTCAACGCAACCAGGCAGTCCCAAATAAATTCCAGTTTTAGCTCTGACCAATCTTTTGATATTAGTACTCGTGAAATCTTGTTCATTCTCTTTACTCAACAGTTTTATGGGTTTTGTCTGTCCCTGTACAAATAAAAGTACCACCGGAAAGTCCTTTTTATCAACGTCAAATCGCTTAGCCAAGTCTGCGTTGTCCTTATCTCCAAAATCCTTGACCCCAACAATAGCAACAAGAAGATCCTCAACATCTTTGGTCGTCTCAGCAACAGATCCAAATTCTTCATGCATATTTCCAAATGGGAATGCCACATCAAACTTTACCACCGCAGCTTTGAATTTGCTAATTACCTAAAAACAATTACcgtttatgaataattaattacttagaTTCATAAAATCCTTGATTATCAAAGTCTGCATGACAAATTCAATCAATATTAGCACAATTTCTTCCACGATAGtgctaaataatttatgaactAATGTtctaatcgataataaaatgaCTATCATTATTTCGTTATCATACATGACACAGTTTAAAATAAACGCGGGAATGACATAAACAAATAGCAAGGATCCAGCAAGACAAGTTGTCATAGCAGCAATTATTAAGCTCTGGGAATTTAAAAGGTAGTTAggaagtaataaataaagtcattaATCTATCAAGGTATCAGTATAACAAATGTCTGATATAAACTCACTTTATCAAACGTTATAGTATCCAGTGGAACACATCCTTTGCAATCTTCAGCATTAGCTGATACGATTGCCACCGTGGCAGTGATAAATATCAGCAAACACGACTTCATATTacactaatatattttttatctaaatcttagtaaaaaaaaaaaagcaataatgcttttaaaaaatttttattgtcctatttaaatattttattgatatactaattttttgttttgttttttatcagAACTAGACTCccaatgatgatgatgatgatgatgaatgTAAGCCGGTTCGACGTTTCAATAAAACTACAAGTCCAAAAATATTTGTGAAATGACTTTAAAGGTAAAGTTTATCACCGAACGTGCTGAGTGTAACGCAGTAGTGTATGATACTGAAAAAAGTGTGCTATCACAATAACATGTTTGCTGACGGTGGTAATAATGCTAACACATATCGTATTATATGTAAAGAATGGATGTGGATGGTTAGCCGGACTTGGTACCGTCTACTCTACTGGGAACTGGGAACGCGGTAAGTCGTCGAATCAGCATCAGCCACGAACCAGCATGTGAATGTATGCTTGTTGATGGTTGCTGGTTACTGGTGTTAGATTATACGTATACAGTTATATTAACAGTCACATACAATCAACAGCTACAGAGGTTTACTCTGTGTACTAGAGTTTTCAGTTGGTCCCCTCACCTTTCGCTTCTCTCTCTACCTCCCATTGCCGGTTCGTTTGATTTAGTCATAGGGTAGGTATCGCGCATGCTTCGGGTTCGGAGTCTTTTGATCTTGGTGTTGGTGACTTGGATCAGAGTATTCCTTGATATGATGTGATGCTAGGTGTGGGCGTGATAGACACATACTGAGAACAGTTGACTGGAGATGATGGAGAGGTCATGGAAAAGAGTACAGACACTTACTACCTGGTACCTGCTTGGTAGTAGACTAGTGGgtagtatatataaatataaatataaatataaatgtatgtaataCACAACAAGGCATTGCCacacatatttattttgtgtaTACAATTTACGCTTACGTTTACGTTTACGTTGAATGCCGGCACAACGACCCACGACTTGGATAATTCAATTGAGGGTAGATTACTACCCTTTGTTTTCCTTCATTCTATACTCTGGTTAAGTTGGAGATGATGGAAAGAAcaaaagtcttttttttattatattatttatagtaaattaaatgtaGGCTTccataataatagaaaaatttatttttgttcgagtaaaaagtttttattgattttattatttagcattgtcatgattattattgtcattatcatTGTCATTGCCATTGCCATTGCGATGATTAACGTTATTGTCAGAAATAACACTTGCGTTTATATCCGATACCTCGGAGTCGGAGGGCGAGGACTTTTTTTCGGGTGTTTGCCAGCCACGGAAAAGACGTTCTTCTTCTAAAAAGTAATCTCGGAGCTTGTATAATTTCTCGCAGTGCTGCTctgtaataatagtaaaaatatatattaaatattttataaaactggaataattgttatatttatatgtagatTAAATTACCGTGAAGAGTCTCTAATGAATCCAATTCTCCTCCAAAGTCCTTGGGTAAACATTCAGGTGGAATATGTGAATAAATCTCCGCAACATCTCCAGTATAAAGATGAagctgtagttttttaaaattatcattaatttatttattacaagaaataaaaacaattaatggGCGGagtctacacagaaaaaaaggattttttgagGCAAGAAATCTCTTTTTTTGTGTATAAGTGACCCAGTTTatactcaaaattaaaattaaaaacggctagataaatttttaatgttgatttgctgtttaaaaatttacagtataaagaaaattcatttaaataaatttaaataattattttaaattaaaaaacaaattaaattcgTAATATCTGCGGGTACCTGAAGCTGaatagaattttaatatacaGGTGCTAATAATAAAGACTAAAAGAGCAAGCGCACGAGTAAGAGCAGCAGCAAGACAATGTTATATAAGCTGTGAGTTTAtgagaattatttattattatattaataataataataataataataataataataataataataatcgtatACTTACGTTGTCAAATAACTCGCGCTTCATGAAAGGTCGAATAAGCGCGAGAACCTTGTCCATGAACCAGACGGCATTGAGTACATGGATCCCTTTAAGTCTCACTGGTAGACCTTCTTGCAAATATTCAAAGAATCTTCGTATGCTGGTGATTGAAAGCCTGGTCAAGTGACCTAGACGTACACCCTGCATGtcaaaaagaaatatataaccTGGAGCACAGCCTTCGTTGTAAAGACTTGCGTCTACAGACATCTGCAGCAGTTTTATCCCGTCATCGAACATGTACTGATTGGGACGCGTGTCAGCAAGAcgatgaaatattatttggttACCATTTTGGTCTCGTTTTGGTAAACTTACAAAttgtctgaaaaaatttttaattgtcaaatATTACTGATAAatactccatttttttttatttttgactttttatcatttataattttatttataagtaattactatttattggagtaaatataaaaaggaGAAAGGTACGATACTGAAAGTTAATGTAGTTAAGTataactatttataaatatataactataattatattttcatatcatTTCAGATATCGGAAAAGTATAAACGTATTACGTACACttgtacagtaaaaaaaaatttttttttttaagtctaaATCATAGAACGCGTTAGAGactgaaataaatattcataatgcgttggatttatataaatgtactGTGATAATATTTTAGTGTCAGAAAATAACAAGCAGtatctttatatattatcgCAGGAAACGGAAATAAGATAACACCTGGGATGCCAAATCGGCTAtacctaatagaaaagtattaaaaaaaaaatgttattgacATATGCTCAGCGGGCAAATTGATCCAATAAGTTGCTGAGAATTTATCGTGGTTTCTTattaacttaataataatttacgttGAGGTACACGTTGTATCACCAAGGTAAGCTGCTAATTTACTTCGCCGCTTCAAGTACGTTTTATAAACTTCGgagaaataatattaaataaactgTTAAAACAAAtgcttgttaaaaattaacacctgataatatttcaaataaataaactgcaAAAGGCATTAGAgtaaataagttttaaaaaataatcataataataaataaataaataaaagacaaTGACAGAATtttcacaattatttttcaagcatttaatttattggcTCGTTAATTTTTAGTTCGTTTAATTCACTTCAAGAGCCTGTGAAGAATGAActcatgattttatttatctactttttttttcagtataacATACACGGACATGAGTATATGAGACAACGTTGAATTGCAGAGAAATTAAAGCTATAATTTTatccgactatttttttctactattcatgcactaaaaaaaaatttgcggagtgaaagcggattaaatccggagtaaatgcggagctGGTGGccatttgttttatttaattccctcggagtgaatttcactccgagaggagtttcaatattaaaactctgaatcggagtgaatgcagattgaaataaaatccagatcactccgaattcattcccgattttttactgtgtatacatacatttatatataatagcaTATATGtgtaaaatgaaaatagttcactgtaaaaaattagcggagtgAACGTGGAGTAAAACtcctccctgattaaacaactgaattcgatcgaattaaatttttaattctatttaattcagttaaattctgttaattcggtacctaacttaaaaatgaattctgtctaattcggcaggaaaaccagaatttgtcaaaattaaaacgaatttaaataattctattcggtttaattctgattaatcgaaaataattctccgaTTTCTGGtactgaatccgaattaaacttaattaaaacgaatttgaaatttttgaatcggttttattctgttcaattcaaatttaaattttcaattcagttgaattctgttttgcagaatttgacagaatataacagaattaaagtttttaattcggtcgaattcagttgtttaatcagggctaATCGGAGTGAATATGGATTTGTATGAAATCCAGACTACTCCGAAATTACTCCactgagtattttttttttttaaactcc
This genomic interval from Microplitis mediator isolate UGA2020A chromosome 2, iyMicMedi2.1, whole genome shotgun sequence contains the following:
- the LOC130678795 gene encoding ran-specific GTPase-activating protein-like — its product is MPENTTNGEHHEPSNGEHQEHEEEIDPHFEPIISLPLIEVSSNEEDEVEMLKLRAKLYRYDSSNNPPEWKERGTGDVKLLRHTTKHTVRVVMRRDKTLKICANHFITPWMELKPNCGSDRAWVWSVLADYADELLKPELLAIRFANAEHASLWKETFEKAKKIVGTECEIYAGKNPDGDNDYTHSDSCSYDESDESDAEDKNTVDNQEKEESAKEDKENKETESKNTNKTDSSADQVTEQLTKLDVKDTKEEK
- the LOC130678796 gene encoding endoplasmic reticulum resident protein 29; protein product: MKSCLLIFITATVAIVSANAEDCKGCVPLDTITFDKVISKFKAAVVKFDVAFPFGNMHEEFGSVAETTKDVEDLLVAIVGVKDFGDKDNADLAKRFDVDKKDFPVVLLFVQGQTKPIKLLSKENEQDFTSTNIKRLVRAKTGIYLGLPGCVEELDRLAEEFKTADEKERQEILSKARDLETTLPHQHRLPAKVYVKMMEKILEKGDEFVQSEHTRIDGLLKGKLSNDKKRTMEEKKNILQSFAHKDEL
- the LOC130678793 gene encoding alpha-tocopherol transfer protein-like isoform X1: MNTMKLGHTIEDSRKNYPELTKEILDELRVWIAARGVTQVPDEKLALFAHSCYFDLEAAKKCMTVYYKLRATVPEFFSNRDPRAEYLQHSLRALQFVSLPKRDQNGNQIIFHRLADTRPNQYMFDDGIKLLQMSVDASLYNEGCAPGYIFLFDMQGVRLGHLTRLSITSIRRFFEYLQEGLPVRLKGIHVLNAVWFMDKVLALIRPFMKRELFDNLHLYTGDVAEIYSHIPPECLPKDFGGELDSLETLHEQHCEKLYKLRDYFLEEERLFRGWQTPEKKSSPSDSEVSDINASVISDNNVNHRNGNGNDNDNDNNNHDNAK
- the LOC130678793 gene encoding alpha-tocopherol transfer protein-like isoform X2, which encodes MNTMKLGHTIEDSRKNYPELTKEILDELRVWIAARGVTQVPDEKLALFAHSCYFDLEAAKKCMTVYYKLRATVPEFFSNRDPRAEYLQHSLRALQFVSLPKRDQNGNQIIFHRLADTRPNQYMFDDGIKLLQMSVDASLYNEGCAPGYIFLFDMQGVRLGHLTRLSITSIRRFFEYLQEGLPVRLKGIHVLNAVWFMDKVLALIRPFMKRELFDNLHLYTGDVAEIYSHIPPECLPKDFGGELDSLETLHALREIIQAPRLLFRRRTSFPWLANTRKKVLALRLRGIGYKRKCYF